From Leifsonia sp. fls2-241-R2A-40a, one genomic window encodes:
- the scpB gene encoding SMC-Scp complex subunit ScpB: MTVENMAEAPGVDVTETDVVPAPVEDAQIERALEAILMVADEPMSVVTLATAVGAPVKRVRAAIATLVADFDGEAGGVRRGFELREVGGGWRIYVREEFDSVVADYVLQQNPTKLSQAALETLAVIAYKQPISRGAIASIRAVNVDSVVRTLLGRGLITELFTDSETGAINYGTTELLLSQLGINSIDELPKISPLLADGSDGFDGDVR, from the coding sequence ATGACGGTTGAGAACATGGCCGAAGCGCCGGGGGTGGACGTCACCGAGACGGATGTGGTCCCCGCTCCGGTGGAGGATGCGCAGATCGAGCGTGCGCTGGAGGCGATCCTCATGGTGGCCGACGAGCCGATGAGCGTCGTGACGCTGGCCACCGCCGTCGGCGCACCGGTCAAGCGCGTGCGCGCCGCGATCGCGACGCTGGTCGCCGACTTCGACGGCGAGGCCGGGGGAGTGCGGCGCGGGTTCGAGCTGCGCGAGGTCGGAGGCGGCTGGCGCATCTACGTGCGCGAGGAGTTCGATTCCGTCGTCGCCGACTACGTGCTGCAGCAGAACCCGACCAAGCTGTCGCAGGCGGCCCTCGAGACGCTGGCGGTGATCGCCTACAAGCAGCCGATCAGCCGCGGCGCCATCGCATCCATCCGGGCGGTCAACGTGGACTCCGTCGTGCGGACGCTCCTCGGGCGCGGACTCATCACCGAGCTCTTCACGGACAGCGAGACCGGAGCCATCAACTACGGCACCACCGAGCTGCTGCTCAGCCAGCTCGGGATCAACTCCATCGACGAGCTGCCGAAGATCTCCCCGCTGCTCGCGGACGGCTCGGACGGGTTCGACGGCGATGTCCGCTGA
- a CDS encoding ScpA family protein, protein MAPSPETDEPERADAAEGPVGFRVSLGGFEGPFDLLLSLITKHELDITEISLSRVTDEFIAYLRALDTDESLDEASEFLLVAATLLDLKVAGLLPQGELVDAEDVALLEARDLLFARLLQYRAFKEASAWFAGRLEAEGSRHARLVRLEDKFRQRTPELVWTLSLDDFAALATLAMTPREIPVVGLDHLHAPLVSIREQAAIVVGMLRHGEPMSFRQLVAGAELKGVVVARFLAVLELYRRAALAFEQVEPLGELTLRWTAEHWSEENLSNLGADYDG, encoded by the coding sequence GTGGCGCCGTCGCCTGAGACGGACGAGCCGGAGAGGGCGGATGCGGCCGAGGGACCGGTCGGTTTCCGCGTCTCGCTCGGCGGCTTCGAAGGTCCGTTCGACCTGCTGCTGTCGCTGATCACCAAGCACGAGCTCGACATCACGGAGATCTCGCTGAGCCGCGTGACGGACGAGTTCATCGCCTACCTGCGTGCGCTCGACACCGACGAGAGCCTCGACGAGGCGAGCGAGTTCCTCCTCGTCGCCGCGACGCTGCTCGACCTGAAGGTGGCGGGGCTGCTGCCGCAGGGCGAGCTGGTGGATGCGGAGGATGTCGCGCTGCTCGAGGCCCGCGATCTGCTGTTCGCGCGGCTGCTGCAGTACCGCGCCTTCAAGGAGGCCTCCGCCTGGTTCGCCGGACGGCTGGAGGCCGAGGGGAGCAGGCACGCCCGGCTGGTCCGGCTGGAGGACAAGTTCCGTCAGCGCACACCGGAGCTCGTCTGGACGCTCAGCCTCGACGACTTCGCCGCCCTGGCCACGCTGGCGATGACGCCGCGCGAGATCCCCGTCGTCGGGCTCGACCACCTGCACGCGCCGTTGGTCAGCATCCGCGAGCAGGCGGCGATCGTGGTCGGGATGCTGCGGCACGGCGAGCCGATGAGTTTCCGCCAGCTGGTGGCCGGCGCCGAGCTGAAGGGCGTCGTGGTGGCGCGCTTCCTGGCCGTGCTGGAGTTGTACCGGCGTGCCGCGCTGGCCTTCGAGCAGGTGGAGCCGCTGGGGGAGCTGACGCTGCGGTGGACGGCGGAGCACTGGTCCGAGGAGAATCTGTCGAATCTGGGAGCCGACTATGACGGTTGA
- a CDS encoding pseudouridine synthase: MSAETGAQGERLQKVMAAAGVASRRVSEDLIVAGRVSVNGTVVTELGRRVDPLTDKVAVDGTAVQLDTSRRYVMFNKPVGVVSSMRDEQGRPDLSRFTADYPERLFNVGRLDAETSGLLILTNDGELAHVLAHPSFGVTKTYIARVRGVVTPQTIGRLTKGVELDDGPIAADKAKLLQTNQRGDDSLVEVTLHSGRNRIVRRMLAEVGHPVIELVRRQFGPLHLGTLKSGQLRDLTKAELGELLTISRESR, translated from the coding sequence ATGTCCGCTGAGACGGGAGCGCAGGGCGAGCGCCTGCAGAAGGTGATGGCGGCCGCCGGGGTCGCCTCCCGTCGCGTGTCCGAGGACCTGATCGTCGCCGGTCGCGTCTCGGTCAACGGAACGGTCGTCACGGAGCTCGGACGACGCGTCGACCCGCTGACGGACAAGGTCGCGGTCGACGGCACGGCCGTGCAGCTGGACACCTCCCGCCGCTACGTCATGTTCAACAAACCCGTCGGCGTCGTCAGCTCGATGCGGGACGAGCAGGGGCGTCCGGACCTGTCGCGCTTCACCGCGGACTACCCGGAGCGACTGTTCAACGTCGGGCGATTGGATGCGGAGACCTCGGGCCTTCTCATCCTCACCAACGACGGCGAACTCGCGCACGTGCTCGCGCATCCCTCGTTCGGTGTGACGAAGACGTACATCGCGCGCGTGCGCGGCGTCGTCACCCCGCAGACGATCGGGCGGCTGACGAAGGGCGTCGAGCTCGACGACGGTCCGATCGCGGCGGACAAGGCCAAGCTGCTGCAGACCAACCAGCGCGGGGACGACTCGCTCGTCGAGGTGACGCTGCACTCCGGCCGCAATCGCATCGTGCGCCGGATGCTCGCCGAGGTCGGACATCCCGTGATCGAACTGGTGCGGCGGCAGTTCGGCCCGCTCCACCTGGGCACGCTGAAGTCGGGCCAGCTGCGCGACTTGACGAAGGCGGAGCTCGGCGAGCTGCTCACGATCTCGCGCGAGAGCCGCTGA
- a CDS encoding prephenate dehydrogenase, giving the protein MSEIAARLPGAVRVVGAGLLGASVGLGLRARGVDVLLADASPAHLRLAADYGAGRLDDGAIEPALIVVAVPPDLTGRVVAEELAAHPDAVVTDVASVKVAPLAELQDAGVDLSRYVGGHPLAGRERGGPSSARADLFIGRPWVVAARPENPRSAVSLVEALILDLGATPVEMDATQHDAAVALVSHAPQIVSSLMAKRLTDSPEAALALAGQGVRDVTRIAASEPELWVQILGANAPAIVEILRAYRDDLDRVLVALGDVDASGARRAIAEEIAGGNVGVSRLPGKHGQDRKYSRFVVMVEDRPGELARLLHELGELGVNMEDLRLEHSPGAPFGLADIAVLPEVLHRTVDDLTDRGWRITG; this is encoded by the coding sequence GTGAGTGAGATTGCTGCGCGCCTGCCGGGAGCTGTCCGCGTCGTCGGCGCGGGGCTGCTCGGCGCGTCCGTCGGACTCGGGCTGCGCGCCCGCGGTGTGGATGTGCTGCTCGCGGATGCGTCGCCCGCGCACCTGCGGCTGGCCGCCGACTACGGCGCGGGCCGGCTGGACGACGGGGCGATCGAGCCCGCGCTGATCGTGGTCGCGGTCCCGCCGGACCTGACCGGGCGCGTCGTCGCCGAGGAGCTGGCCGCGCATCCCGACGCCGTCGTGACGGATGTCGCGAGCGTCAAGGTCGCGCCGCTCGCCGAACTGCAGGACGCGGGCGTCGACCTCTCGCGCTACGTCGGCGGCCATCCGCTCGCCGGCCGGGAGCGCGGCGGCCCGTCGTCGGCCCGCGCGGACCTGTTCATCGGGCGGCCGTGGGTCGTCGCGGCGCGTCCGGAGAACCCGCGCTCGGCGGTCAGCCTCGTGGAGGCGCTCATCCTCGACCTCGGCGCCACCCCGGTCGAGATGGATGCGACCCAGCACGACGCCGCTGTCGCGCTCGTCTCCCACGCCCCTCAGATCGTCTCCTCCCTCATGGCCAAGCGGCTGACGGATTCGCCCGAAGCGGCGCTCGCCCTGGCGGGGCAGGGCGTCCGCGACGTCACGCGCATCGCGGCGAGCGAGCCTGAGCTGTGGGTGCAGATCCTCGGCGCGAACGCTCCGGCCATCGTCGAGATCCTCCGTGCCTACCGCGACGACCTCGACCGGGTGCTCGTGGCGCTCGGCGACGTGGATGCGTCCGGCGCCCGCCGCGCGATCGCGGAGGAGATCGCCGGGGGGAACGTCGGCGTCTCGCGGCTGCCGGGCAAGCACGGCCAGGACCGGAAATATTCGCGCTTCGTGGTGATGGTCGAAGACCGCCCCGGCGAACTGGCCCGGCTGCTGCACGAGCTCGGCGAGCTGGGCGTGAACATGGAGGACCTGCGCCTGGAGCACTCGCCCGGCGCCCCCTTCGGCCTCGCCGACATCGCCGTGCTTCCCGAGGTGCTGCACCGCACCGTGGACGACCTGACCGACCGTGGATGGAGGATCACCGGATGA
- the xerD gene encoding site-specific tyrosine recombinase XerD, translated as MTVAADVDAFLRHVAIERGLSANTVSAYRRDLTVYSTWLDEQGVADVRAVTSATLSAFAVHLGTREESPLTASSLARMLSTVRGFHRFLLDEGKVEVDASRDLRPPKLPSRLPKAITVDQVAALLAATDGDEVAALRDKALLELMYATGARVSEAVGLNVDDVIDTDVVRLTGKGSKQRIVPLGSYAREAVSAYLVRARPVLSAKGRATPALFLGMRGARLSRQNVWLIIRAAAERAELDIEISPHTLRHSFATHLLAGGADVRVVQELLGHSSVATTQIYTLVTADTLRDVYTSAHPRAR; from the coding sequence ATGACCGTCGCGGCCGATGTCGACGCCTTCCTCAGGCACGTCGCCATCGAGCGCGGCCTCTCGGCCAACACGGTGTCCGCGTACCGACGCGATCTGACCGTCTACAGCACCTGGCTCGACGAGCAGGGAGTCGCGGATGTCCGGGCCGTCACGTCGGCGACCCTGTCGGCTTTCGCGGTGCATCTCGGGACGCGCGAGGAGTCGCCGCTCACCGCATCCTCGCTCGCCCGGATGCTGTCGACGGTGCGCGGGTTCCACCGGTTCCTCCTCGACGAGGGGAAGGTGGAGGTGGATGCGTCCCGCGACCTGCGTCCGCCGAAGCTGCCCAGCCGCCTTCCGAAGGCGATCACGGTCGACCAGGTGGCCGCGCTCCTCGCGGCGACCGACGGCGACGAGGTCGCGGCGCTGCGCGACAAGGCGCTCCTCGAGCTCATGTACGCGACCGGTGCCCGCGTCAGCGAGGCCGTGGGGCTGAACGTCGACGACGTGATCGACACGGATGTGGTGCGGCTGACCGGCAAGGGCAGCAAGCAGCGCATCGTGCCGCTCGGCAGCTACGCGCGCGAGGCGGTGTCGGCGTACCTGGTGCGCGCGCGGCCGGTGCTCTCGGCGAAGGGGCGTGCGACCCCGGCGCTGTTCCTCGGGATGCGCGGCGCGCGTCTCTCCCGGCAGAACGTGTGGCTGATCATCCGGGCGGCGGCCGAGCGGGCGGAGCTCGACATCGAGATCTCGCCGCACACCCTCCGCCACTCGTTCGCGACGCACCTGCTGGCCGGGGGAGCGGATGTGCGCGTCGTGCAGGAACTGCTCGGACACTCGTCGGTCGCGACGACCCAGATCTACACGCTAGTCACCGCGGACACCCTGCGCGACGTGTACACGTCCGCGCATCCCCGCGCCCGCTGA
- a CDS encoding ParA family protein yields the protein MTRNDEVETQLPGMDAASLAPKPGPTGRPLRAFPVPAQLKQHGPAKIVALCNQKGGVGKTTTSINLGASLAEYGRRVLAVDFDPQGALSAGLGAQTHDATTIYDLLLNRNADVRGAIQSTSTPGLDIIPANIDLSAAEVHLVNEVAREQILAGVLRKVANDYDVILVDCQPSLGILTVNALTASHGVLIPLECEYFALRGVALLIETIDKVRERLNPAIELDGILATMYDSRTLHSREVLERVVDAFGDRVLETVISRTVKFPDASVAATPITQFAPEHPAAEAYRQLARELVFRGAVA from the coding sequence GTGACGCGCAACGACGAGGTCGAGACCCAGCTCCCGGGCATGGATGCCGCATCCCTCGCCCCGAAGCCCGGCCCCACCGGTCGGCCCCTGCGCGCGTTCCCGGTACCGGCCCAACTGAAGCAGCACGGGCCCGCCAAGATCGTCGCCCTCTGCAACCAGAAGGGCGGCGTCGGCAAGACGACCACCAGCATCAACCTGGGTGCGTCGCTGGCCGAGTACGGCCGCCGCGTGCTGGCCGTCGACTTCGACCCGCAGGGCGCGCTCTCCGCCGGCCTCGGCGCGCAGACGCACGACGCGACGACGATCTACGACCTCCTGCTGAACCGCAACGCCGACGTGCGGGGCGCCATCCAGTCCACGTCCACCCCGGGGCTCGACATCATCCCGGCGAACATCGACCTGTCGGCCGCGGAGGTGCACCTCGTCAACGAGGTCGCGCGCGAGCAGATCCTCGCCGGCGTGCTGCGCAAGGTCGCGAACGACTACGACGTGATCCTGGTCGACTGCCAGCCGTCGCTCGGCATCCTGACCGTCAACGCGCTGACCGCCAGCCACGGCGTCCTCATCCCGCTGGAGTGCGAGTACTTCGCCCTGCGCGGCGTCGCCCTGCTGATCGAGACGATCGACAAGGTGCGCGAGCGCCTCAACCCCGCGATCGAGCTGGACGGCATCCTGGCCACCATGTACGACTCGCGCACCCTGCACTCCCGCGAGGTGCTGGAGCGCGTCGTCGACGCCTTCGGCGACCGCGTGCTCGAGACCGTCATCTCGCGCACCGTCAAGTTCCCGGACGCGTCGGTCGCGGCCACCCCGATCACGCAGTTCGCGCCAGAGCACCCGGCGGCCGAGGCATACCGTCAGCTGGCGCGGGAACTGGTGTTCCGTGGCGCCGTCGCCTGA
- a CDS encoding CTP synthase, with protein MDYSDAGPQSGKSSANGTTKHIFVTGGVVSSLGKGLTAASLGNLLTARGLRVVMQKLDPYLNVDPGTMNPFQHGEVFVTDDGAETDLDIGHYERFLDINLGQSANVTTGQIYSNVIAKERRGEYLGDTVQVIPHITDEIKRRMRLQAQPGPDGEPAPDVIITEIGGTVGDIESQPFIESARQVRHELGRKNCFFVHVSLVPFMNASGEQKTKPTQHSVAALRSIGIQPDALVLRSDRPVSDSNKRKIALMCDVDEQAVVNAVDVPSIYDIPTMLHEQGLDAYIIDQLGLDKADDVDWGGWARLLESVHDPKHEVTIGLVGKYIDLPDAYLSVTEALRAGGFAHRTKVKLKWIASDECQTPEGAAHQLSDVDAICVPGGFGVRGIEGKVGALRFARENGIPALGLCLGLQCMVIEYARHEAGLTGASSSEFDPETEFPVIATMAEQVDIIAGGDLGGTMRLGLYPANLAEGSLVSELYGSSEASERHRHRYEVNNNYREQIADAGLWFSGTSPDGHLVEYVELPRDVHPFYVGTQAHPELRSRPNRAHPLFAGLVGAALDRQKASLLFEVAEADAEVDADADAAMVAEA; from the coding sequence GTGGATTATTCAGACGCGGGCCCTCAGAGCGGCAAAAGTTCAGCTAACGGCACTACCAAGCACATCTTCGTGACAGGTGGTGTCGTTTCTTCGTTGGGGAAGGGTCTCACGGCCGCTTCCCTCGGCAATCTCCTGACGGCACGCGGTCTGCGCGTCGTGATGCAGAAGCTCGACCCCTATCTCAACGTGGACCCGGGCACCATGAACCCGTTCCAGCACGGTGAGGTCTTCGTCACCGACGACGGCGCCGAGACCGACCTCGACATCGGCCACTACGAGCGCTTCCTCGACATCAACCTCGGCCAGTCCGCCAACGTCACCACCGGCCAGATCTACTCCAACGTGATCGCGAAGGAGCGCCGCGGCGAGTACCTCGGCGACACCGTCCAGGTCATCCCGCACATCACCGACGAGATCAAGCGCCGGATGCGGCTGCAGGCGCAGCCGGGTCCGGACGGCGAGCCCGCCCCCGACGTCATCATCACCGAGATCGGCGGAACGGTCGGCGACATCGAGTCGCAGCCGTTCATCGAGTCCGCCCGGCAGGTGCGCCACGAGCTGGGACGCAAGAACTGCTTCTTCGTCCACGTATCGCTCGTCCCGTTCATGAACGCCTCCGGCGAGCAGAAGACCAAGCCGACGCAGCACTCGGTCGCGGCCCTCCGCTCCATCGGAATCCAGCCGGATGCGCTGGTGCTCCGGAGCGACCGCCCCGTCTCCGACAGCAACAAGCGCAAGATCGCGCTGATGTGCGACGTGGATGAGCAGGCCGTCGTGAACGCGGTCGACGTCCCCAGCATCTACGACATCCCGACCATGCTCCACGAGCAGGGCCTCGACGCCTACATCATCGACCAGCTCGGCCTGGACAAGGCGGACGACGTCGACTGGGGCGGCTGGGCACGGCTTCTGGAGTCGGTGCACGACCCGAAGCACGAGGTCACCATCGGCCTGGTCGGCAAGTACATCGACCTTCCGGACGCCTACCTGTCGGTCACCGAGGCCCTCCGTGCCGGCGGGTTCGCCCACCGCACCAAGGTGAAGCTGAAGTGGATCGCCTCCGACGAGTGCCAGACGCCCGAGGGGGCTGCGCACCAGCTCAGCGATGTGGATGCGATCTGCGTCCCGGGCGGCTTCGGCGTGCGCGGCATCGAGGGCAAGGTCGGAGCGCTCCGCTTCGCCCGTGAGAACGGCATCCCCGCCCTCGGCCTGTGCCTCGGCCTGCAGTGCATGGTCATCGAGTACGCGCGGCACGAGGCAGGCCTGACGGGTGCGTCGTCCTCCGAGTTCGACCCGGAGACCGAGTTCCCCGTGATCGCGACGATGGCCGAGCAGGTCGACATCATCGCGGGCGGCGACCTGGGCGGCACGATGCGTCTTGGCCTCTACCCGGCGAACCTCGCCGAGGGCTCGCTGGTGTCCGAGCTGTACGGCTCGAGCGAGGCGTCCGAGCGTCACCGCCACCGCTACGAGGTGAACAACAACTACCGCGAGCAGATCGCGGACGCCGGCCTGTGGTTCTCCGGCACCTCGCCGGACGGCCACCTGGTCGAGTACGTCGAGCTGCCGCGGGACGTGCACCCGTTCTACGTGGGCACGCAGGCGCATCCCGAGCTCCGCTCGCGCCCGAACCGCGCGCACCCGCTGTTCGCCGGCCTCGTCGGCGCCGCGCTCGACCGCCAGAAGGCCAGCCTGCTGTTCGAGGTCGCCGAGGCGGACGCCGAGGTCGACGCCGACGCCGACGCCGCGATGGTGGCCGAAGCCTGA
- a CDS encoding NUDIX hydrolase has product MSDEQATGGLDDQPFRPEIVSSEVAFEGKIWNVRRDVFRYNGEEITREYVDHTGAVGILALDDDGRVLLIRQYRHPVRHRDWEIPAGLLDMHGEGPLPAAQRELSEEADLEADEWNVLTDVFTSPGGNDEAIRIYLARGVRSTGSAFAREAEEADIEVRWVPLDEAVEAVMQRRVHNAPLIIALLAARTARETGWTTLGAADEPWPSHPKLER; this is encoded by the coding sequence ATGAGCGACGAGCAGGCGACGGGCGGACTCGACGACCAGCCGTTCCGCCCGGAGATCGTCTCGTCCGAGGTGGCCTTCGAGGGGAAGATCTGGAACGTCCGCCGCGATGTCTTCCGCTACAACGGCGAGGAGATCACCCGCGAGTACGTGGACCACACCGGCGCCGTGGGCATCCTCGCGCTGGATGACGACGGTCGCGTCCTGCTCATCCGCCAGTACCGTCACCCGGTGCGGCACCGCGACTGGGAGATCCCGGCCGGGCTGCTCGACATGCACGGCGAGGGCCCGCTCCCGGCCGCCCAGCGCGAGCTGAGTGAGGAGGCCGACCTCGAGGCCGACGAGTGGAATGTGCTCACCGACGTCTTCACGAGCCCCGGCGGCAACGACGAGGCCATCCGCATCTACCTCGCGCGCGGTGTCCGCTCGACCGGCTCCGCATTCGCCCGCGAGGCGGAGGAGGCCGACATCGAGGTGCGCTGGGTGCCGCTCGACGAGGCCGTGGAGGCGGTGATGCAGCGCCGCGTGCACAACGCTCCGCTGATCATCGCGCTGCTCGCCGCCCGGACCGCGCGGGAGACCGGCTGGACCACGCTCGGCGCGGCGGACGAGCCCTGGCCGAGCCACCCCAAGCTGGAGAGATGA
- the cmk gene encoding (d)CMP kinase: protein MTETIVVAVDGPAGSGKSSVSKATASRLGWAYLDTGAAYRALAWYVVQRGIDPTDSDAVIDALPDFDYRIGTDPSTYHVFVGDHDVTEPIRTPEVTAVVAPIARVPEVRAFLTQLFRDIIRTTERDGIVVEGRDITTVVCPDAPVRILLTADEAVRMARRSAELADHSAAHVGEALRRRDAADARVVDFMNAADGVTTVDSTELDFDQTVDAVIQVVQKAAHV from the coding sequence ATGACCGAGACGATCGTGGTGGCGGTCGACGGCCCCGCTGGGAGCGGCAAGTCGAGCGTCAGCAAGGCGACCGCCTCCCGGCTCGGCTGGGCGTACCTCGACACCGGCGCCGCCTATCGTGCGCTCGCCTGGTACGTCGTCCAGCGCGGCATCGATCCCACCGATTCGGATGCGGTGATCGACGCCCTGCCGGACTTCGACTACCGGATCGGCACCGACCCCTCCACCTACCACGTGTTCGTCGGCGATCACGACGTGACCGAGCCCATCCGCACCCCGGAGGTGACCGCCGTTGTCGCTCCGATCGCGCGGGTTCCCGAGGTGCGCGCGTTCCTGACGCAGCTGTTCCGCGACATCATCCGGACGACCGAGCGCGACGGCATCGTGGTCGAGGGGCGTGACATCACGACGGTGGTGTGCCCGGATGCGCCCGTGCGCATCCTGCTCACGGCCGATGAAGCCGTTAGAATGGCGAGGCGTTCCGCGGAACTAGCCGATCACTCCGCCGCCCACGTCGGCGAGGCACTCCGCAGGCGCGACGCGGCTGACGCCCGTGTCGTCGACTTCATGAACGCCGCGGACGGTGTGACCACCGTCGACTCCACCGAACTCGACTTCGACCAGACCGTCGACGCGGTCATCCAGGTCGTACAGAAAGCAGCCCATGTCTGA
- the der gene encoding ribosome biogenesis GTPase Der: MSDIENEPTGDDDLVTRLSELDEDLAVQRANALRSGLEEYELDEADLDILDTAGEDVEGITFLPALPVLAIVGRPNVGKSALVNRILGRREAVVEDTPGVTRDRVSYQAEWNGRRFTLVDTGGWEPDARGIDASVAAQAEVAIDLADAVLFVVDATVGATATDERVVRLLRKTSKPVFLAANKVDDARQEPYATELWSLGLGEPLPVSALHGRGVADLLDEVLKVLPEESAYAKREVGGPRRVAIIGRPNVGKSSLLNKTAGEERVVVNDLAGTTRDPVDEQVELGGKVWRFVDTAGIRRRVHLQQGADFYASLRTSTALEKAEVAVVVLDVSEPISEQDVRIIDLVLESGRALVLAFNKWDLLDDERRRYLEREIEQDLAHVSWAPRVNISARTGRHLEKLVPALELALESWDTRIPTGKFNAFLAELTAAHPHPVRGGKQPRILFGTQATSRPPTFVVFTTGFLDPGYRRYIIRRLREVYGFEGTPIVLNMRVREKRKR, encoded by the coding sequence ATGTCTGACATCGAAAACGAGCCCACCGGCGACGACGACCTCGTCACCCGGCTGTCGGAGCTCGACGAGGACCTCGCCGTCCAGCGCGCCAACGCGCTCCGCAGCGGACTCGAGGAGTACGAGCTCGACGAGGCCGACCTCGACATCCTCGACACCGCCGGCGAGGACGTGGAGGGCATCACCTTCCTCCCCGCCCTCCCGGTGCTCGCCATCGTCGGCCGCCCGAACGTCGGCAAGTCCGCGCTCGTGAACCGCATCCTCGGCCGGCGCGAAGCCGTCGTGGAGGACACTCCCGGCGTGACGCGCGACCGCGTCTCGTACCAGGCGGAGTGGAACGGCCGCCGGTTCACGCTCGTCGACACCGGTGGCTGGGAGCCCGACGCCCGCGGAATCGACGCGTCGGTCGCCGCCCAGGCCGAGGTCGCGATCGACCTCGCCGACGCGGTGCTCTTCGTCGTGGATGCGACGGTCGGCGCCACCGCGACCGACGAGCGTGTCGTCCGGCTGCTGCGCAAGACCAGCAAGCCTGTGTTCCTCGCCGCCAACAAGGTCGACGACGCGCGGCAGGAGCCGTACGCCACCGAGCTGTGGTCGCTGGGACTCGGCGAGCCGCTTCCCGTCTCCGCCCTCCACGGCCGCGGCGTCGCAGACCTCCTGGACGAGGTCCTCAAGGTGCTGCCGGAGGAGTCGGCCTACGCCAAGCGAGAGGTCGGCGGCCCGCGCCGCGTCGCCATCATCGGACGTCCGAACGTCGGCAAGTCGTCGCTGCTCAACAAGACGGCGGGGGAGGAGCGCGTCGTCGTCAACGACCTCGCCGGCACCACCCGCGACCCCGTCGACGAGCAGGTCGAGCTCGGCGGCAAGGTGTGGCGCTTCGTCGACACCGCCGGCATCCGCCGTCGCGTGCACCTGCAGCAGGGCGCCGACTTCTACGCCTCGCTCCGCACATCCACTGCGCTGGAGAAGGCGGAGGTCGCCGTCGTCGTGCTCGACGTCAGCGAGCCGATCAGCGAGCAGGACGTCCGCATCATCGACCTCGTGCTCGAGTCGGGCCGCGCGCTCGTGCTCGCCTTCAACAAGTGGGACCTGCTGGACGACGAGCGTCGCCGCTACCTGGAGCGCGAGATCGAGCAGGACCTCGCCCACGTCTCCTGGGCCCCGCGCGTGAACATCTCCGCTCGCACCGGCCGCCACCTCGAGAAGCTCGTCCCGGCGCTGGAGCTCGCGCTCGAGTCGTGGGACACGCGCATCCCGACCGGCAAGTTCAACGCGTTCCTGGCCGAGCTCACCGCGGCGCACCCGCACCCGGTGCGCGGCGGCAAGCAGCCGCGCATCCTGTTCGGCACGCAGGCGACGAGCCGGCCGCCGACATTCGTGGTCTTCACCACCGGGTTCCTCGACCCGGGGTACCGGCGCTACATCATCCGCCGCCTGCGCGAGGTGTACGGCTTCGAGGGAACACCTATCGTGCTCAACATGCGCGTGCGCGAGAAGCGCAAGCGCTAG
- a CDS encoding GNAT family N-acetyltransferase, with amino-acid sequence MPSTLETPRLRLRPRDGRDAEWNLALLAEHPLDPSPGSLEEERERLDAQRRRFDEHGFGLYTIELAETGEPVGYCGLVVGRASAAQPELAYELLRAYVGSGYATEAASAVADAAFDAGFPVIWATVATWNAPSFGVLAKLGFSKTRRVGFDGGSVYVWLRRRAPRRRHREAP; translated from the coding sequence ATGCCGTCCACGCTCGAGACCCCGCGTCTGCGTCTGCGCCCGCGAGACGGGCGCGACGCCGAGTGGAACCTCGCGCTGCTCGCCGAGCATCCCCTCGACCCTTCGCCCGGCTCGCTCGAGGAGGAGCGGGAGCGGCTGGATGCGCAGCGGCGCCGCTTCGACGAGCACGGGTTCGGGCTGTACACGATCGAGCTCGCGGAGACCGGCGAGCCCGTCGGGTACTGCGGCCTGGTCGTCGGCCGCGCGAGCGCGGCCCAGCCGGAACTCGCGTACGAGCTCCTGCGCGCGTACGTCGGCAGCGGCTACGCCACCGAGGCGGCCTCGGCCGTCGCCGACGCCGCCTTCGACGCCGGCTTCCCCGTGATCTGGGCGACGGTCGCGACGTGGAACGCTCCGTCGTTCGGAGTGCTGGCCAAGCTCGGCTTCTCCAAGACGCGGCGCGTCGGCTTCGACGGCGGCTCGGTGTACGTCTGGCTGCGCCGCCGCGCACCGCGCCGCCGTCACCGCGAGGCCCCCTGA